Genomic DNA from Alphaproteobacteria bacterium:
TCGCGATCCTGGTCGCCGCAACGGCTACGGCACACGCTGAAGGCGGCAACGTTGCATCTGGACACCGTTTGGCTCAAATCTGGTGTGGCTCATGTCACCAGCTGGGGGCGGAGGATCCACAAAAGCCCACTCCCAGTTTGCCGGAACTGGCCCGTTTGTGGTCGGCGCCGGCGCTGGAAAACTACATGAGAGCGAGCCACGCAAACATGCCGAACTTCATGCTCACGGCGGCTCAGATCAA
This window encodes:
- a CDS encoding cytochrome c — protein: MRRASIAILVAATATAHAEGGNVASGHRLAQIWCGSCHQLGAEDPQKPTPSLPELARLWSAPALENYMRASHANMPNFMLTAAQIKDISAYVSSLKGQ